One part of the Bradyrhizobium sp. CB1650 genome encodes these proteins:
- a CDS encoding SDR family oxidoreductase: MQGKVLIVTGVLGALGKVVAEAAQARGARIAGIDYAPSQMPATADRIEIGGVDLSDAAQAKTAVDTATKHFGKLDALINVAGGFVFETIGDGDIKTWQRMHALNVLTALNASRAALPHLAASTAGRIVNIGAMGALQAGAGMGPYAASKAGVHRLTEALASEWRGKVTVNAVLPSIIDTKANRADMPKADFSKWVTPQELAEVILFLVSDAASGITGALIPVSGRV; this comes from the coding sequence ATGCAAGGAAAGGTTCTGATCGTCACCGGCGTACTCGGCGCGCTCGGCAAGGTGGTGGCCGAAGCTGCACAGGCGCGCGGCGCGCGCATTGCCGGCATCGATTACGCGCCCTCGCAGATGCCGGCGACGGCCGACCGCATCGAAATCGGCGGCGTCGATCTGTCCGACGCTGCGCAGGCGAAGACGGCGGTCGACACGGCGACAAAGCACTTCGGCAAGCTGGACGCGCTGATCAACGTCGCCGGCGGCTTCGTTTTCGAGACGATCGGCGACGGCGACATCAAGACGTGGCAGCGCATGCATGCGCTCAACGTGCTGACTGCACTCAACGCCTCGCGCGCGGCGCTGCCGCATCTCGCTGCCTCCACGGCTGGCCGCATCGTTAACATCGGCGCGATGGGCGCGCTCCAGGCCGGCGCCGGCATGGGTCCCTACGCCGCCTCCAAGGCGGGCGTGCATCGCCTCACCGAGGCGCTCGCCAGCGAATGGAGAGGCAAGGTCACCGTGAATGCGGTGCTGCCCTCGATCATCGACACCAAGGCCAACCGCGCGGACATGCCGAAGGCGGACTTCTCCAAATGGGTGACGCCGCAGGAACTCGCCGAGGTGATCCTGTTCCTCGTCAGCGACGCTGCGAGCGGCATCACCGGTGCGCTGATCCCGGTGAGCGGGCGGGTCTAG
- a CDS encoding GrlR family regulatory protein produces the protein MRLSYARDSRALAKMTIRNGLYHIRIEMLDGVEGGNQGVVVLRDGTMRGGDSFFFAHGTYTSGDGKWKGELTNEEHSPSFDERPVWGRKVVTIGFSGSYTNETAYGEGIALAGKQSIRFKGNLRLLVPD, from the coding sequence ATGCGGCTATCCTATGCGCGGGACAGCCGGGCGCTCGCGAAGATGACAATCAGGAATGGGCTCTATCACATCCGGATCGAGATGCTGGACGGCGTCGAGGGCGGCAATCAGGGCGTCGTGGTTCTGCGCGACGGCACCATGCGCGGCGGCGATTCATTCTTCTTTGCCCACGGGACCTACACCTCGGGCGACGGCAAGTGGAAGGGCGAGCTGACCAACGAGGAGCACTCGCCCTCGTTCGACGAGCGCCCGGTGTGGGGCCGTAAGGTCGTGACCATCGGCTTCAGCGGCAGCTACACTAACGAGACCGCTTATGGCGAAGGCATCGCGCTCGCCGGCAAGCAGAGCATCCGCTTCAAGGGCAATCTGCGGCTGTTGGTGCCGGACTAG
- a CDS encoding DUF2161 family putative PD-(D/E)XK-type phosphodiesterase, whose amino-acid sequence METALYLPVKRFLEELGFTVKGEIGGCDLVGLSAGDPPVVVIGELKLVFNLELILQAVDRAPAADEIWIAAKMSARGKGRESDARYRNLCRRLGFGMLGVTDRGEVEVLVKPPTAAPRREPKTRSRLVAEHQRRQGDPVLGGSTRAPIMTAYRQQALACAAALADGPRRVGELRERCPDAGKILLHNVYGWFERAERGIYGLTEAGHAALKRWPQQRVNVDAGVASPS is encoded by the coding sequence TTGGAAACCGCGCTCTATCTGCCTGTCAAACGCTTCCTCGAAGAACTCGGCTTCACGGTCAAGGGCGAGATCGGCGGCTGCGATCTCGTCGGCTTAAGCGCCGGCGATCCGCCGGTCGTGGTGATTGGCGAGCTCAAGCTCGTCTTCAATCTCGAGCTGATCCTCCAGGCGGTCGACCGCGCGCCGGCGGCTGACGAGATCTGGATCGCCGCGAAGATGTCGGCGCGCGGCAAGGGACGCGAGAGCGATGCGCGCTATCGCAATCTGTGCCGTCGGCTCGGCTTCGGCATGCTCGGAGTGACCGACCGCGGCGAGGTCGAGGTGCTGGTGAAGCCGCCGACCGCGGCCCCGCGCCGCGAGCCGAAGACGCGCTCCCGCCTCGTCGCCGAGCATCAGCGCCGCCAGGGCGATCCCGTGCTCGGCGGCAGCACGCGGGCGCCGATCATGACGGCCTATCGGCAGCAGGCGCTCGCCTGCGCCGCGGCGCTCGCCGACGGGCCGCGGCGCGTCGGCGAGCTGCGCGAGCGCTGTCCCGATGCCGGCAAGATCCTCCTGCATAATGTCTATGGCTGGTTCGAGCGCGCCGAGCGCGGGATTTACGGCCTGACCGAGGCTGGCCATGCGGCCCTGAAACGCTGGCCGCAGCAACGGGTTAACGTCGATGCCGGTGTCGCGTCACCGTCCTGA
- a CDS encoding GNAT family N-acetyltransferase yields the protein MALEETVRTAQGYVRTLIQQEELPLLRDHLLRLDSVSRHDRFNGFLDDSFIERYAARCAEDGTVIVAYIVDGMVRGAAELHPPEDDSLPEVAFSVEASARRQGVGTVLFRRLIAEARWKGYKRLRITTGAENHAMRALAKKFGAHLQFRHGESTGTIDLAKTPEAELADLAAAPFKAGSAILSFNSTCWKLISSMYGNRAA from the coding sequence GTGGCACTTGAAGAGACCGTCCGCACCGCTCAGGGCTATGTGCGGACACTGATCCAGCAGGAAGAACTGCCGCTCCTGCGCGATCATCTGCTGAGGCTCGATTCCGTGAGCCGGCACGACCGCTTCAACGGTTTTCTCGACGACAGCTTCATCGAGCGTTACGCCGCCCGCTGCGCCGAGGACGGCACCGTGATCGTCGCCTATATCGTCGACGGTATGGTCCGCGGTGCGGCCGAGCTGCACCCGCCGGAGGATGATTCGTTGCCTGAGGTCGCGTTCAGCGTGGAAGCCTCGGCGCGCCGCCAAGGCGTGGGCACCGTGCTGTTCCGTCGCCTGATCGCTGAGGCGCGCTGGAAAGGCTACAAGCGCCTGCGCATCACGACGGGGGCCGAGAACCACGCTATGCGCGCACTTGCGAAGAAGTTCGGCGCGCATCTGCAATTCCGCCATGGCGAATCGACCGGCACGATCGATCTCGCCAAGACGCCCGAGGCCGAGCTCGCGGATCTTGCGGCAGCACCGTTCAAGGCCGGCAGCGCCATTCTCAGCTTCAATTCTACCTGCTGGAAGCTCATCTCCAGCATGTACGGCAATCGCGCCGCCTAG
- a CDS encoding PaaI family thioesterase gives MTPLEKLKAMKMPFAELKGVEFVEAEKDRVVARMTVRPDLCTLHHTIHGGAVMALADSVGAAATVINLPDDAKGTTTLESKTNFIGGAKEGATVIATATPVHRGRRTQVWTTRLETEDGKLVAVVTQTQLVLI, from the coding sequence ATGACGCCGCTTGAGAAACTTAAAGCGATGAAGATGCCGTTTGCCGAACTCAAGGGCGTCGAATTCGTCGAGGCGGAGAAGGATCGCGTGGTGGCACGGATGACGGTCAGGCCCGATCTGTGCACGCTTCATCACACCATTCATGGCGGGGCGGTGATGGCGCTGGCCGATTCCGTCGGCGCGGCCGCGACGGTGATCAACCTACCTGACGACGCCAAGGGCACGACCACCCTGGAGAGCAAGACCAACTTCATCGGCGGAGCCAAGGAAGGAGCCACCGTGATCGCCACCGCGACGCCCGTCCACCGCGGCCGTCGAACCCAGGTCTGGACGACCCGGCTGGAGACCGAGGACGGCAAGCTGGTGGCCGTGGTGACCCAGACCCAGCTCGTCCTCATATGA
- a CDS encoding cobalamin-binding protein, with the protein MRHFPPRRIVCLTEETVETLYLLGEQDRIVGVSGYAVRPTQVRREKPRVSAFVSADIAKILALEPDLVLAFSDLQAGIAADLVREGVDVHVFNQRDVAGILAMIRTLGALVGAAVRAEELAQGFERRLAAIAATPRASPQPKVYFEEWDDPLISGIGWVSELIEVAGGEDVFPELRRQQSAKDRIVSADAVREAAPDVILASWCGKKVVPARIRQRDGWSEIPAVRDDRIVEIKSTIILQPGPAALTDGLDAIVKALWEQRR; encoded by the coding sequence ATGCGCCACTTCCCACCACGCCGCATCGTCTGCCTGACCGAGGAAACGGTCGAAACGCTCTACCTGCTCGGCGAGCAGGACCGCATCGTCGGCGTCTCCGGTTACGCGGTGCGCCCGACACAAGTGCGTCGCGAGAAGCCGCGCGTGTCCGCGTTCGTTTCGGCGGACATTGCAAAAATCCTGGCGCTCGAACCGGACCTTGTCCTCGCCTTCTCCGATCTTCAGGCCGGCATCGCCGCCGATCTCGTGCGGGAAGGCGTCGACGTCCACGTCTTCAACCAGCGCGACGTCGCCGGCATCTTGGCGATGATCCGCACGCTCGGCGCTCTGGTCGGCGCGGCCGTGCGCGCAGAGGAACTCGCCCAAGGGTTCGAACGGCGCCTCGCCGCGATCGCCGCAACGCCCCGCGCCTCGCCGCAACCAAAAGTCTATTTCGAGGAGTGGGACGATCCGCTGATCTCCGGCATCGGCTGGGTGTCCGAGCTGATCGAGGTCGCCGGCGGCGAGGATGTGTTTCCGGAGTTGCGGCGTCAGCAGTCCGCAAAGGATCGCATCGTCTCCGCGGACGCTGTACGCGAGGCAGCTCCTGACGTCATCCTCGCCTCCTGGTGCGGCAAGAAGGTCGTGCCGGCCCGCATCCGCCAGCGCGACGGCTGGAGCGAGATTCCGGCCGTGCGCGACGACCGCATCGTCGAGATCAAGTCGACGATCATCCTGCAGCCGGGGCCAGCCGCGCTAACCGATGGGCTCGATGCGATCGTGAAGGCGTTGTGGGAGCAGCGCCGGTAA